One part of the Deinococcus humi genome encodes these proteins:
- the nrdI gene encoding class Ib ribonucleoside-diphosphate reductase assembly flavoprotein NrdI, protein MLLAYDSLTGNVRRLAQELAGSLDIEVVDVRSHPPSREYLLLTYTFGTGQVPDSTRNFLDQHGHLLRGVVSSGSYHWGQNFARAADVIAVRYGVPIVAKVNKGGTAADRACVLAWLREQNGYGTLD, encoded by the coding sequence ATGCTGCTGGCCTACGATTCCCTGACGGGCAACGTGCGGCGGCTGGCACAGGAACTGGCTGGGTCCCTGGACATAGAAGTGGTGGATGTGCGCTCACACCCCCCCAGCCGTGAATACCTGCTGCTGACCTACACCTTTGGCACGGGGCAGGTGCCGGACAGCACACGCAATTTTTTAGATCAACATGGCCACCTGCTGCGCGGCGTGGTGAGTAGCGGCTCGTACCACTGGGGCCAGAACTTCGCGCGGGCGGCGGACGTCATCGCGGTGCGGTACGGCGTGCCCATCGTCGCCAAAGTGAATAAGGGTGGCACCGCCGCAGACCGTGCCTGTGTGCTGGCGTGGCTAAGGGAGCAGAACGGATATGGAACGTTGGATTGA
- a CDS encoding thioredoxin produces the protein MTDAQTPPFVLLTQDDCPNCERLKLMLEKPLRGQFDSQIEVVHRQQHAAAFTALSESSGVQSTPVLIHRASGRVLVNTGGLGEVRGFLTAQR, from the coding sequence ATGACTGATGCCCAGACGCCACCTTTCGTGCTCCTGACGCAGGACGACTGCCCCAATTGCGAGCGCCTGAAGCTGATGCTGGAAAAGCCGCTCAGGGGCCAGTTTGACTCTCAGATTGAGGTGGTTCACCGCCAGCAGCACGCCGCTGCTTTCACCGCGCTGAGCGAAAGCAGCGGCGTGCAGAGTACTCCGGTGCTGATCCACCGGGCGAGCGGGAGGGTGCTTGTGAATACCGGAGGATTGGGAGAGGTGCGGGGCTTCCTGACGGCCCAGCGCTGA
- a CDS encoding M36 family metallopeptidase, whose amino-acid sequence MDSKYRTALTALMSLSLLAGCGQSPSNTVLSAQGGTGKPVTGQTTAAAKAFLPNPVQTTGDESLTDQKDSVSAVPASAYYNVTLTHLDGSGYLIGDYAKVASETGTPVYGPGPFNFTRNQDGFEQVMAYFWITEAQMYLQSLGFGSELPAVNKRQQALKVSQYGIDNSYQNDHPDIIRLGKGGVDDAEDGEVIVHEYGHAVHNAQVPGFGTSLEAGSIGEAFGDYLALTVTQAVATAYKAPIRTPLPCLMDWDSTTYTSTVPHCIRRTDTNKHYPEDVRGEVHADGEIWARALWDIRQALGARKADRIIINAQFGFAPDTSFAAAAQTTVKTAQVMAGDAAATAVQKAFTNRGILK is encoded by the coding sequence ATGGACTCCAAGTACCGGACGGCCCTGACCGCGCTGATGTCCCTCTCGCTGCTTGCTGGCTGTGGGCAGTCCCCCAGCAACACCGTGCTGTCCGCGCAGGGCGGTACCGGCAAGCCTGTAACCGGGCAGACGACTGCCGCGGCGAAGGCCTTTTTACCCAATCCTGTACAGACGACCGGTGACGAGTCGCTGACGGATCAGAAGGACTCGGTCAGCGCCGTGCCCGCCAGCGCGTACTACAACGTGACCCTGACCCATCTGGACGGCAGCGGATACCTCATCGGCGACTACGCGAAAGTGGCCAGCGAGACTGGCACGCCCGTCTACGGCCCCGGCCCCTTCAACTTCACCCGAAATCAGGACGGGTTCGAGCAGGTCATGGCGTATTTCTGGATCACCGAAGCGCAGATGTATCTCCAGTCGCTGGGCTTCGGCAGCGAACTGCCCGCCGTGAACAAGCGGCAGCAGGCACTCAAGGTCAGCCAGTACGGTATCGACAATTCGTACCAGAACGACCATCCGGACATCATCCGCCTGGGTAAGGGGGGCGTGGACGATGCCGAAGACGGCGAGGTGATCGTTCACGAGTACGGCCACGCCGTGCACAATGCTCAGGTGCCGGGCTTCGGCACCAGCCTGGAGGCCGGGAGCATCGGGGAAGCCTTCGGCGATTACCTGGCGCTGACCGTCACACAGGCCGTGGCAACCGCCTATAAAGCGCCCATCAGGACGCCGCTGCCCTGCCTGATGGACTGGGACAGCACGACGTATACCAGCACGGTGCCGCACTGCATCCGCCGCACGGACACCAACAAGCACTATCCGGAAGACGTGCGCGGTGAGGTCCATGCCGACGGCGAGATCTGGGCGCGCGCCCTGTGGGACATCCGGCAGGCACTCGGAGCCCGCAAGGCTGACCGCATCATCATCAATGCGCAGTTCGGCTTTGCGCCGGACACCAGCTTCGCTGCCGCTGCCCAGACCACGGTGAAGACGGCCCAGGTAATGGCCGGCGATGCTGCAGCTACTGCCGTGCAAAAAGCCTTCACGAACCGTGGGATTCTGAAGTAG
- a CDS encoding HNH endonuclease gives MKKHRIYCTVCDRATGKIRSLYGLFPDQLLVPGEIAHHFNGDRTNSDPAKLPVLPSQRFRAKIENRLCCAKRGLLGLFSEPVWDVTATRDRRGTLFEGVILG, from the coding sequence GTGAAAAAGCACAGGATCTACTGCACGGTGTGTGACCGAGCGACGGGCAAGATTCGCTCGCTGTACGGTCTCTTCCCTGATCAACTGCTGGTTCCCGGCGAGATCGCCCACCACTTTAACGGCGACAGGACGAACAGCGATCCAGCCAAATTGCCAGTCTTACCCAGTCAGCGCTTCCGTGCCAAGATCGAAAATCGCCTGTGCTGCGCGAAGCGCGGCCTGCTAGGTCTGTTCTCCGAGCCGGTTTGGGATGTCACTGCCACCCGGGACCGCCGAGGCACGCTATTCGAGGGTGTGATTCTCGGATGA
- a CDS encoding flavin monoamine oxidase family protein gives MSRTPLFGAVRRIMMLAGQAERRNIGAAEAMERQEEAQATVSRRGMLRAGAVGAAALALSGAAPALAGGGGPRASDPPVVIIGAGVAGLVVAYRLHKAGIPYQIYEASGRAGGRMSTLRGHFPRPVELGGEFIDSGHTAIRALARELALPLIDLSRSDSGVIGQWYDIGGQRYTERQAIDAFRPLIRRIDADYASLGDSVNYRTPQKGLKLDRLSIREYLEQTGAEGWLLQLLDVAYNIEFGLETSEQSSLNFITLVGTEPGSFQMFGESDERYGVMGGNDRIPLALARVVGARTEYGTRLEAVRKRADGQYLLTLDAGGTRREVMAPQVVFALPFTMLRQVDLTGLPLPTIKRRAIAELGYGTNAKLIAGFTRRVWREQGKSSGEVFTDQFWQNTWESSRGTPVGGGGTLTNFLGGKRGLEIASGSAESQTARWLGEMNRIFPGLVAARSAVPAARADWPNNPYVRASYASYRVGQWTSIGGAEGEAVGGVHFCGEHTSAEAQGYMEGGVESGERVARELLLARRAGRFAPHSAYA, from the coding sequence ATGAGCCGCACTCCACTGTTCGGCGCGGTGCGCCGGATAATGATGCTGGCGGGTCAGGCCGAGCGGCGCAACATCGGTGCTGCCGAGGCCATGGAGCGTCAGGAAGAGGCGCAGGCGACGGTCTCGCGGCGCGGCATGCTGCGGGCAGGCGCGGTGGGCGCAGCCGCCCTGGCGCTGTCCGGGGCGGCTCCAGCGCTGGCAGGCGGCGGCGGTCCAAGGGCTTCCGATCCTCCCGTGGTGATCATCGGCGCAGGCGTGGCTGGACTGGTCGTGGCTTACCGCCTGCACAAGGCTGGTATTCCATATCAGATTTACGAGGCGTCCGGACGGGCCGGAGGGCGCATGTCCACGCTGCGCGGGCATTTCCCCAGGCCCGTTGAACTGGGCGGCGAATTCATCGACAGCGGCCACACGGCTATTCGCGCCCTGGCCCGTGAGCTGGCGCTGCCCCTGATTGACCTTTCCCGCAGCGACAGCGGCGTGATAGGGCAGTGGTATGACATCGGCGGGCAGCGCTACACCGAGCGGCAGGCCATTGACGCCTTCCGGCCCCTGATTCGGCGCATCGACGCCGATTACGCCAGTCTGGGCGACAGCGTGAATTACCGCACCCCGCAAAAAGGCCTCAAGCTTGACCGGCTGTCCATCCGCGAGTATCTGGAACAGACTGGTGCCGAAGGCTGGTTGCTGCAACTGCTGGACGTGGCCTACAACATTGAATTCGGCCTGGAAACCTCCGAGCAGAGTAGTCTCAATTTCATTACGCTCGTGGGGACCGAACCGGGGAGCTTTCAGATGTTTGGCGAGAGCGATGAACGCTACGGCGTGATGGGCGGCAATGACCGCATTCCGCTGGCGCTGGCGCGGGTGGTGGGCGCACGTACCGAATACGGCACCCGCCTGGAAGCGGTTCGCAAGCGGGCAGACGGGCAGTATCTGCTGACGCTGGATGCGGGCGGCACCCGCCGCGAAGTCATGGCCCCACAGGTGGTTTTCGCGCTGCCGTTTACCATGTTGCGCCAGGTGGACCTCACCGGCCTGCCGCTACCCACCATTAAACGCCGGGCCATTGCCGAGCTGGGCTACGGCACCAACGCCAAACTGATTGCCGGGTTCACCCGGCGGGTCTGGCGCGAGCAGGGCAAATCCAGCGGCGAGGTCTTCACCGATCAATTCTGGCAGAACACCTGGGAAAGCAGCCGGGGAACCCCGGTGGGCGGTGGCGGCACCCTGACCAACTTCCTGGGCGGCAAGCGTGGCCTGGAGATTGCCAGCGGCAGCGCCGAATCCCAAACGGCCCGCTGGTTGGGTGAGATGAACCGGATTTTCCCCGGTCTGGTGGCTGCCCGTTCAGCCGTGCCAGCAGCGCGGGCCGACTGGCCGAATAATCCTTATGTACGGGCGTCGTATGCCAGTTACCGAGTGGGACAGTGGACCAGCATTGGCGGTGCCGAGGGCGAGGCAGTGGGCGGGGTGCATTTCTGCGGCGAACACACCTCGGCAGAGGCACAGGGCTACATGGAAGGCGGTGTGGAGAGCGGCGAACGGGTGGCCCGTGAATTGCTGCTGGCCCGACGGGCAGGACGATTCGCCCCACACTCGGCCTATGCCTGA
- a CDS encoding GAF domain-containing protein encodes MSAKPRLESLQGADGIESAETAFHPQAHVRAWWRITQALGNATTPAEVLHAVVHEGIQALGARGGAVALPCADGQTLEIRTTFGYDPVAVAPWQTMRLERPTPVTEAYRQKTPLFIETGPQALQDYPVLQTEMQNFSGSLAALPLMVKDQVFGVLMLTFSQQRVFADVDRQFLSSLAGQCAQALQRSTALERTERLNEQLLFLARASEVLSSSLDLDAVLESIAHLLVPRLTDWCVIHLPSPHGQQLLPVTVVHQDPAMVSFLRQFIEDNPVETTVENGAGRVFMTGLPEVIPVVTDELYDALPQSDTWKNDVRRLQLRSVITVPMHANGQVVGVLGLARTSLDRVYDQEDVAFALEVAGRAGQAVEHARLYTQAQQEIERREQAQKELDMANTSLEERVRQRTQDLSEVNRELEAFTYSASHDLRSPVRHVLSFADLARRALDKSQPEKVVQYLDVIQQGALRMNALIDGMLRLSRAGSQTFSAQVVDLEALVRQGQQDVRLEFPERPIHWEVGPLPPVWGDPSMLQQVMTNLMSNAVKYSNTRQTSEVKVWVETREHEWMVSVQDNGVGFDPRYAEKLFGVFQRLHPQREIEGVGVGLATVRRILMKHRGQVFAESSGGSGATFRFTLPKPRQ; translated from the coding sequence ATGTCAGCAAAACCGCGATTGGAATCGCTCCAGGGTGCTGACGGGATTGAAAGCGCTGAAACTGCTTTTCATCCTCAGGCTCACGTCCGGGCCTGGTGGCGCATCACCCAAGCTCTCGGCAACGCCACGACGCCCGCCGAAGTGCTCCATGCGGTCGTGCATGAAGGAATCCAGGCCCTCGGTGCTAGAGGCGGAGCAGTGGCGCTTCCATGCGCGGATGGACAAACGCTGGAAATTCGCACCACCTTCGGGTATGACCCCGTGGCTGTCGCCCCCTGGCAAACCATGCGGCTTGAACGCCCGACACCTGTGACCGAAGCCTACCGACAGAAAACCCCCCTGTTCATCGAGACGGGTCCCCAGGCTCTGCAGGACTATCCCGTCCTGCAGACTGAGATGCAGAACTTCTCTGGCAGCCTGGCCGCCCTTCCGCTGATGGTGAAAGATCAGGTGTTCGGCGTCCTGATGCTGACCTTTTCTCAACAGCGGGTCTTCGCTGACGTTGACCGTCAGTTCCTCTCCTCGCTGGCGGGCCAGTGTGCACAGGCACTTCAACGCAGCACCGCGCTGGAGCGAACGGAGCGGCTGAATGAACAGCTTCTCTTTCTCGCTCGGGCCAGCGAAGTGCTGAGCAGCTCGCTGGACCTCGATGCTGTCCTGGAAAGCATCGCCCATCTGCTCGTCCCGCGCCTGACGGACTGGTGCGTGATTCACCTCCCGTCGCCCCATGGACAACAGCTCCTCCCGGTGACCGTGGTTCATCAGGACCCGGCAATGGTCAGCTTTCTGCGTCAATTTATCGAGGACAATCCCGTCGAGACCACCGTCGAGAATGGGGCCGGCCGCGTGTTCATGACCGGCCTTCCTGAAGTCATCCCGGTGGTCACCGACGAGCTGTACGACGCCCTTCCACAGTCGGACACCTGGAAGAACGACGTCCGGCGTCTGCAGTTGCGTTCCGTCATTACGGTACCGATGCATGCCAATGGTCAGGTGGTCGGCGTGTTGGGGCTGGCCAGGACCAGTCTGGACCGGGTCTATGATCAGGAGGATGTGGCCTTCGCTCTCGAAGTCGCCGGGCGGGCCGGCCAGGCTGTGGAACATGCCCGGCTGTACACCCAGGCGCAACAGGAGATCGAACGGCGCGAGCAGGCCCAGAAGGAACTGGACATGGCCAACACGTCGCTTGAAGAACGGGTCCGGCAACGGACGCAGGATCTGTCCGAGGTGAACCGGGAACTCGAAGCCTTCACGTATTCAGCGTCACATGATCTCCGGAGCCCGGTCCGGCATGTCCTGAGCTTCGCCGACCTGGCCAGGCGGGCGCTGGACAAGTCGCAACCGGAGAAAGTGGTGCAGTACCTGGACGTGATCCAGCAAGGCGCCCTGCGGATGAACGCCCTGATTGACGGCATGCTGAGGCTATCCCGCGCTGGAAGCCAGACATTCAGCGCCCAGGTGGTCGATCTGGAGGCCCTGGTGCGTCAGGGACAGCAGGATGTCAGGCTGGAGTTCCCGGAGAGACCCATTCACTGGGAAGTGGGGCCGCTGCCGCCCGTCTGGGGAGATCCATCGATGTTGCAGCAGGTGATGACAAACCTGATGAGCAACGCGGTCAAGTATTCCAATACCCGTCAGACCTCAGAAGTGAAGGTCTGGGTAGAAACGCGCGAGCATGAATGGATGGTCTCAGTGCAGGACAACGGCGTTGGCTTCGATCCCAGATACGCCGAGAAACTCTTCGGGGTGTTTCAGCGTCTTCATCCACAGCGCGAAATTGAAGGGGTGGGGGTAGGCCTAGCCACCGTCAGGCGCATTTTGATGAAGCATCGGGGCCAGGTGTTTGCCGAGAGCTCCGGAGGTTCGGGTGCCACCTTCCGATTTACGCTCCCCAAACCTCGGCAGTAA
- a CDS encoding nicotinate-nucleotide--dimethylbenzimidazole phosphoribosyltransferase has product MTKPTGALSDLEELAARLAGIFNSDASLHCP; this is encoded by the coding sequence TTGACCAAACCCACCGGGGCGCTGAGCGACCTGGAAGAACTGGCCGCGCGGCTGGCGGGTATCTTCAACAGCGACGCCTCTCTCCACTGCCCTTAG
- the nrdE gene encoding class 1b ribonucleoside-diphosphate reductase subunit alpha, translating to MERWIELNNKVLAGMLVQPQHDLEALQVYFQEKVNPNTVFFHNLKEKIRYLTEQGVWDAALFERYTSVEVQAVFERAYSTKFRFQSFMGAFKFYNEYATMTPDRTRWLERYEDRLSITALSRADTVAEALELVHHLVNQTFTPATPTLMNSGKANTGRLVSCFLLQDCTDNLDSITKTLAFVAELSKGGGGIGVEVSNLRARGESLRGIQNVTKGVLGVAKMLDNMLRYADQAGQRPGAGAIYLSVMHADFLDTLSAKKIATDEDARLKTLSVGATVPDIFIEKVRAGEDIYQFYPHSLWRETGREFTDIDWTAEYDALADNPRIRKKRVSARRILEEIAVTQGESGYPYLLFEGHANRANPIPNVGTIKMSNLCSEILQPTLPSYFHPYGRESEDRIGLDVSCNLASLVIEQTMYAGDIGRVVGAAVRMLDNVARSTSIAEVPAVRRANEDMRSIGLGAMGLHSFLAGKELIYGSPEALDFVDVFFAAVHYHARKASMEIARDTGFVFGGFNGSRYQSGEYFAQYLEQEFAPKTPEIAALFDGHVLPTRADWGQLVKDIQAHGLAHSFVMAVAPTGSISYVSNASASIMPITEKVETRTSNKARTIYPMPHLSAETEWYYEEAYDMDQRRVLDTVAAAQRHVDQGISCTLFVPSSVTTRTLQAYYLYAYRLGIKTLYYTRLRKSNLQECLNCVV from the coding sequence ATGGAACGTTGGATTGAACTGAACAACAAAGTCTTGGCCGGAATGCTGGTGCAACCGCAGCACGACCTCGAAGCCCTACAGGTCTACTTTCAGGAAAAGGTCAACCCGAACACGGTCTTCTTCCACAACCTGAAGGAGAAAATCCGGTACCTGACCGAGCAGGGCGTGTGGGACGCCGCGCTGTTTGAGCGCTATACGTCAGTTGAGGTGCAGGCGGTCTTTGAGCGGGCCTATAGCACCAAATTTCGCTTCCAGTCCTTCATGGGTGCATTCAAGTTTTACAACGAGTACGCCACCATGACCCCGGACCGCACCCGCTGGCTGGAGCGCTACGAGGACCGCCTGAGCATCACCGCCCTGAGCCGCGCAGACACCGTGGCAGAGGCGCTGGAGCTGGTGCATCACCTGGTCAACCAGACTTTTACCCCGGCCACGCCCACGCTGATGAATTCCGGCAAGGCGAATACCGGCCGCCTCGTAAGTTGTTTTCTCTTGCAGGACTGCACCGACAATCTGGATTCGATCACCAAGACGCTGGCCTTCGTCGCCGAACTGAGCAAGGGTGGCGGCGGCATCGGCGTGGAGGTCAGCAATCTGCGGGCGCGCGGTGAGAGCCTGCGCGGCATTCAGAACGTCACCAAGGGCGTTCTCGGCGTCGCCAAGATGCTCGACAACATGCTTAGATATGCCGATCAGGCCGGACAGCGCCCCGGTGCGGGAGCCATCTACCTGAGCGTGATGCACGCCGATTTTCTGGATACCCTCTCGGCCAAAAAGATCGCCACCGACGAGGACGCGAGGTTAAAAACCCTGAGTGTGGGGGCCACCGTCCCCGACATCTTTATCGAAAAAGTGCGTGCCGGGGAGGACATCTATCAGTTCTACCCGCATTCGCTGTGGCGGGAGACCGGGCGCGAGTTCACTGACATCGACTGGACGGCGGAATACGACGCGCTGGCGGACAACCCGCGTATCCGCAAAAAGCGCGTGTCCGCCCGGCGAATTCTGGAAGAGATTGCTGTCACCCAGGGTGAGAGCGGCTACCCCTACCTGTTGTTCGAGGGCCATGCCAACCGCGCCAACCCCATTCCCAACGTCGGCACCATCAAGATGAGCAACCTCTGTTCCGAGATTCTGCAACCCACGCTACCCAGCTATTTCCACCCGTATGGCCGCGAATCTGAAGACCGGATCGGGTTGGACGTGTCGTGCAATCTGGCGTCGCTGGTCATTGAGCAGACGATGTATGCCGGCGATATCGGCCGCGTGGTCGGCGCGGCGGTACGGATGCTGGACAACGTGGCCCGCTCCACCAGCATCGCCGAGGTGCCTGCCGTGCGCCGCGCCAATGAGGACATGCGCTCGATTGGTCTGGGCGCGATGGGCCTGCATTCCTTTCTGGCGGGCAAAGAATTGATCTACGGTTCGCCCGAGGCGCTGGACTTCGTGGACGTGTTCTTCGCCGCCGTGCATTACCACGCCCGCAAAGCAAGTATGGAAATTGCTCGGGACACGGGCTTTGTTTTCGGGGGCTTCAATGGCAGCCGTTACCAGTCCGGTGAGTATTTCGCGCAGTATCTGGAGCAGGAGTTCGCGCCGAAGACACCGGAAATCGCGGCCCTGTTTGACGGTCATGTCCTGCCCACCCGCGCTGACTGGGGGCAATTGGTCAAGGACATTCAGGCGCACGGCCTCGCCCACTCGTTCGTAATGGCCGTTGCGCCTACCGGGAGCATCAGCTATGTCTCGAACGCCAGCGCAAGCATCATGCCCATCACCGAGAAGGTGGAAACGCGCACCAGCAATAAGGCGCGCACCATCTATCCCATGCCGCACCTGAGCGCCGAGACCGAGTGGTATTACGAGGAGGCTTACGACATGGACCAGCGCCGCGTGCTGGACACCGTGGCCGCCGCACAACGTCATGTGGATCAGGGCATTTCCTGCACGCTGTTCGTCCCGAGTAGCGTCACCACCCGCACCCTGCAGGCGTATTACCTGTACGCCTACCGCCTGGGCATCAAAACCCTGTACTACACGCGTCTGCGCAAGTCCAACCTGCAAGAGTGCCTGAACTGCGTGGTCTGA
- a CDS encoding acyl-CoA thioesterase, whose product MNSPALDDLSLPPGTSPHDLLTRPYAAETRVTHVVFPGATNHHGTLFGGEALSLMDSAAFIAATRYCRRKVVTRHLDAMEFTRPIPQGSLVELVARVVKTGRSSMTVLVELFIEEMYSEHRELGCAGTFVLVALGDDGQPIAVPRLAGQTDVP is encoded by the coding sequence GTGAACTCCCCTGCGTTGGATGATCTGAGCCTGCCACCCGGCACTTCACCACACGACCTCCTGACTCGCCCCTACGCCGCCGAGACCCGCGTGACCCATGTGGTCTTTCCCGGTGCCACCAACCATCACGGCACGCTGTTCGGCGGCGAAGCGCTGTCACTCATGGACAGCGCCGCCTTCATCGCGGCCACCCGTTATTGCCGCCGCAAGGTGGTCACGCGGCACCTGGACGCCATGGAATTCACCAGGCCCATTCCGCAGGGCAGTCTGGTGGAACTCGTCGCCCGCGTCGTCAAGACCGGGCGCAGCAGCATGACCGTGCTGGTGGAACTGTTTATTGAGGAGATGTACAGCGAACACCGCGAGCTGGGTTGCGCTGGCACCTTTGTGCTGGTGGCGCTTGGGGACGACGGCCAGCCCATCGCCGTACCCAGGTTGGCTGGACAGACCGATGTCCCATAG
- a CDS encoding ribonucleotide-diphosphate reductase subunit beta, with the protein MSSQPFSATNWSDPEDSFSATFYEKYTSQVWFPEEIPLSNDALVWKTLSDAERWTYIHASAGLNALDTLQGEVGMPALRGLVDGHIRKATLQFQGMMEDIHARSYSLMNKTFLTTSEEREVFEWVRTQPHLQFKIALIQGIFHDPDVSTLGLWKKMVVSCMLETSLFYSGFFYPLYLAGQGRMVSAGEIFNLIILDEALHGVYVALLAQEKFNVLNAAEQAYAKAWYAETLQKLYSNELAYTEVLYADVGLAGEVKRFIRFNFNVLADNLDLERSFPDEEIHPVVQNGIQGRGTTHDFFSAKGSSYSKITTEAITDADIAALWAGHFPDLQPTGRVSHD; encoded by the coding sequence ATGTCATCTCAACCCTTTTCTGCCACCAACTGGTCCGATCCCGAGGACAGCTTCTCGGCCACTTTCTACGAGAAATACACTTCCCAAGTGTGGTTTCCCGAAGAAATTCCCCTGAGCAACGACGCGCTGGTCTGGAAGACGCTGAGCGACGCCGAACGCTGGACGTATATCCACGCCTCGGCAGGTCTGAATGCGCTGGACACGTTGCAGGGTGAGGTGGGGATGCCTGCCTTGCGCGGGCTGGTGGACGGCCATATCCGCAAAGCGACGCTGCAATTCCAGGGCATGATGGAGGACATCCACGCCCGCAGCTACAGCTTGATGAACAAGACGTTCCTGACCACTTCCGAGGAACGTGAGGTCTTCGAGTGGGTGCGGACGCAGCCCCATCTGCAATTCAAGATCGCCTTGATCCAGGGCATTTTCCACGATCCCGACGTGTCGACATTGGGTTTGTGGAAGAAGATGGTGGTGTCCTGCATGTTGGAAACATCGCTGTTTTACAGTGGGTTCTTCTATCCGCTGTATCTGGCCGGACAGGGCCGTATGGTCTCGGCAGGAGAGATCTTCAACCTGATCATTCTGGACGAGGCCCTGCACGGCGTGTATGTGGCGCTGCTGGCGCAGGAGAAATTCAACGTGCTTAATGCCGCCGAGCAGGCGTATGCGAAAGCCTGGTACGCCGAGACCCTTCAGAAGCTGTACAGCAACGAGCTGGCTTACACCGAAGTTCTCTACGCCGATGTGGGGCTGGCTGGGGAGGTCAAGCGCTTTATCCGCTTCAATTTCAACGTGCTGGCCGATAACCTCGATCTGGAGCGCAGTTTCCCCGATGAGGAGATTCATCCCGTGGTTCAGAACGGCATTCAGGGACGCGGCACCACCCACGACTTCTTCAGCGCCAAGGGCAGCAGCTACAGCAAGATCACCACCGAGGCGATCACTGACGCTGATATAGCTGCGTTGTGGGCCGGCCATTTCCCGGATCTTCAACCCACCGGGCGTGTCAGCCATGACTGA
- a CDS encoding type 1 glutamine amidotransferase domain-containing protein, whose amino-acid sequence MNEQQLQGKKIAILAADGFEQVELLHPREALHQAGATTEIIGLEAGQIQGLNHIDKGEKVDVDRTVQDVSAADYDGLLLPGGAVNPDTLRLNERAVALVREFYDSGKPIAAICHAPWMLSESGVVKGLHMTSWPSLQHELKLGGAKWVDQEVVTDRGVVTSRKPDDIPAFNRKMIEEFAEGDHARRQSERR is encoded by the coding sequence ATGAATGAACAGCAATTGCAGGGGAAGAAAATTGCCATTCTCGCCGCCGACGGTTTCGAGCAGGTGGAACTTCTGCACCCACGTGAGGCGCTGCACCAGGCCGGAGCCACCACCGAGATCATTGGCCTGGAAGCCGGTCAGATCCAGGGTCTGAACCACATCGATAAGGGCGAGAAGGTCGATGTGGACCGTACGGTGCAGGACGTGAGCGCCGCCGACTACGACGGTCTGCTGTTGCCCGGCGGCGCCGTGAATCCGGATACCCTGCGGCTGAACGAACGGGCTGTCGCCCTGGTCCGCGAGTTCTATGACAGCGGTAAACCCATCGCCGCGATTTGCCATGCGCCCTGGATGCTCAGCGAGAGTGGAGTGGTGAAGGGGCTGCACATGACCAGTTGGCCCAGCCTGCAGCACGAACTCAAACTGGGTGGAGCCAAGTGGGTGGATCAGGAGGTTGTGACTGACCGCGGCGTAGTGACTAGCCGGAAGCCGGACGACATTCCTGCCTTCAACCGCAAGATGATCGAGGAGTTTGCCGAGGGCGATCACGCGCGGCGTCAGAGTGAGCGGCGCTGA